The Stieleria maiorica genome includes the window TCGTTCAACTCGTGTTTCGCGACCAAGACATTTGACGCGCCGATGGTCAGTGTTCCGCCATCGGGCATCGCATGCGCGGCGTTGATCGCCAAATTGATCAACACCTGCTCCAGCTGACTCCGATCGGCGCGAACATGATCGATTGATTCGGCGACGTCGTACTTCAATTCGATCGCCGACTCCAAAACACCACGCAGCAGCGGATCGATTTCGGCGAGCACTTTGCCGGTATCCACGACGTTCAACTTGCCCGTCGACGTCCGGCTGAACGTTTGAATCTGGCCGGTCAAATGCCGGCCCCGTTGGGCAGCATCGAGGATCATTTGCACGCCTTGATCCACCGCGGCATTTCCGTCGGCGCTCAACCGGACGAACTCCGCACCGTACATGACAACGGCCAAGAAATTATTGAAATCGTGGGCGATCCCGCCGGCCATGCGACCGATCGCCTCCATTTTTTTCGTTTCCGAGAGTTGATTCTGGAGGTCGACGAGTGTCGAGATGTCGCGGATGATCACTTGGAATCCACTCAGCGCTCCGTCTGCCTCCCTCTGCCGGTTGACCGACAAAATGGCGTCCAGCGGTTTGCCCCCGACCGTTTGCAGTTTGAAACGGGCACCGCGCAGATGATCGGCTTTGCTCAGTTCCGACTGAAATCGCAACGCTTCGTCACGACCGGCAAACATCGACGAAAATGCGATCCCCGGTTCTGGCAATAACCCCAACAACTCCCTTCCCACGCGATTGCAACTTTTCAGCATGCCGTCATTGCCGAACAGACAGATCGCGTCCTGGGAGTCTTCAAACAACAGCCGGAATTCCCGTTCGCTGGAGGCGATGCGGCTTGTTTTGCGGGCAACTTCACGTTCCAAGCCTCGCGCCATTTTCCCCACGCGCGCCCAGTTGAATCCGGCCAGGATGGCCAGTGCCAAGATCGTTGCAAAGCAAAACGCGACGGCGGGTTTAAACCAGGCGCGCGATTGCAACGGCAACGGCATCACACTGAATTGGAACACGGCAGGCGTCGGATCGATCTGGCCGGCCGCGTCCTGAACACGGACCGCGATGCGATGTTCCCCCAACGGCAACGCGGGGACGCTCAATTCTTCGCCGAGTGATTCGAACGGCGTCCAGGACTGATCATCCACTTTGGCGGAAACGAGAAAATGACGCCGCGTCCGCTTCGGTCGGAATCGCTCCAGGCCGCGCACACGCAGTCGCAACGCTTCGCCCTCATTCAAGTTGCCGTCACCCCCAACCACCTCGGTCTCGGGGGGATACTGGTCGGGCTGATAGCGAAAGCAACGACTGCCGACGCCGACCCACAATTCCCCGGAGGCTCCGGCGACGACGCTCCCCACGCGGGTTTCGAACGGTGTCGTCGCGACCGGCGGCGGCAGCGTCGTCACGCCCGCACTGACCACTTCGATCTTGCCCTGCGAGGAAGCGAAAAACTGTTGAGCACCGTTTTGCCCCACGACGCGGCCGTTGCGATCGAGGATCGATTTCCAATTTCCGTCACGCATCCGCACCAGTGCCGCTTGCCCGCCCAAATAGCCGCTGCACGTCGCCCAAATCTCCCCGTCCAACGCGACCAGCCCGCCAACCGCAGCGGAGGGCATTTCGATTTCCGACCAGGTCCGTCCCTCATCGGTGGATTTCATCAACCCGAAGTACCCGGACGCGAACAGCGTTCCGTCGGCCAGCGGCAAGACATTGGGCAGATGGCTGATCTGTGCTTTTTCCGGCAAGGGGATTTCCCGGTCGAAGTCTCGATCACAACGAACAAGGTGAAACGGCAGCGAGTTGTTTGAGCCGAAAATGATCCAGACGCCGCTTTGCGGATCCGCGGTCGATCGATTGAACCGAATGCGATTGGTGAATCGAGACACATCCCTGGCATGTAGCCGACCGCCTTCGATTCCGACGATGAATCGCCCGCGATGTTGGTCCAGTGCCGCGACCCAAACGACATCGCGACCATCGATCCCCAGCAACCGAGGATTCTTGTACCCCTGCAGATCGACCCGATCCAGCCGCCCCTTTTCCCACCGCCGCAGCCCGTCGTTGGACTCCATGAAGAGAGCGCCGTCGGACGTTTCATAGATCGGGCCGTAAAGTTTGGGGTACTCCATCGAACGCCCCGACGCCCAGCGGACCAGTCCGCCGCGGCTGACGACAAACCAGATCCCGCCGCTGCGATCACGATGAAGTGGCGCCCCGACGTTCTGAAAAACCTGCCACTCCGGGGCCGTCCGTTCCCAGCGCAGCAGACGCTCCGAACCGACGATCCAAACCGCCCCTTGGCCGTCTTCCATCAAGTGCAACACTCCGCCAACGACATCATTCAATTGTCGCGATGCATCGACCCAACCGTCGCCGTCCCATCGAAAAACGACCGGTCCGCGCCCCGTGCTGCAGGTGAAGATCTCCCCATCCCGGGTCGCCACCAGTTTGGGCTGGTCAAGATTGGAGATCCCATTGGAAATGCGCCGCCATGCGCCTTCGCTGAACTGATAAAAGTGGGTTCCGGTTGAAACCAGCAAGCCGTGCCGCTGGCTCTCGACCATCGACCAAACATAAGCATCTTCTCTCCACAGCCCCGCCTCCTTGAGCGGTTCCCGGAAGCCGTCTTCGGTGAATTCCGCCAAGCCAACATTGGTCAGCACAAACTGTCGACCGTCGGACGTTCGTATGTAATCGGAAACGTAATTGCTGGGCAGTCCGTCTTGTTCTCCCCAAGTGGTGAATTGCCCGTCTTTCATCCGCGTCAGCCCCGCAGGCACGCCGCCTTTGGGCCACTGGTCACAGCAGAACCAAAGGGATCCGTCGGTGTCTTGAACGATCCGGCGGAGACTCGGGCCGGCCAGACGCCCCTTCAGTCGATCGGAATCGAACGTGGTTCCATCAAAGACCGCCACGCCTTGATCGGTCCCCACCCATAACGTGCCGTCGTTATCAACGAGGACACATCGTACGTAGTCGCTCGGTAGCCCGTCTGCGGTCGTGTAACGCGTCCAGTAGTAACCGTCATAGTGGTACAGCCCGTCCGAGACGGCGAACCAAAGCGAACCATCCGCCGCGGCGTCCACATGGGCGATCGACTTTTCCGCCAGATGCGCATCCCGAAAAAACGATTGGAACTGCCACGTCCGAGCGATCGAAGCCGGTTGCTGCGCACCCGCACTGCCCGTCAACAGGATCCCGTTCGTCAACAGGATCCCGGGGACTGAGAGCAACAAGAGGAGGAGGAGTCGGGGCATTTCTGCTTCCCTGCGGGGGCGATCTTCGCCCTAGTTTTAGTGGACAATCACGCCACCTGCCAGCAGAAGAACCGTGGTTGAGGCACAGACCGCCCCACCCGTTGCTTCTTTGACCCCCAACCGTTGCTCCGTCACACCCCCGCCCGGGCAGTCTTCTGGCCACAATCTGCCCTCATGAGCACGCCCTGCGATCGCCTTTCGCGCCGCATCATGGGGATCCAGTCTGCCCCCCGACACCCACTGGGGCGACGTCCGTCATCCCGCTCCGATTATGCAAATTCTTTAGGGAAGGGTAGTCCGCTAATCCGATGCACACCCCCGTTTTAACAACTTCAATCATTTCATCGTTCCGCGGTGACGTAACTCTCCCCAGATCCGCTGCCCGTTCGTCGTTGCCGAACAGCGTTTGGTTCATCGCAGCGACGTTTGATGCGGGTTGACAGACATCGCGTTTGGAAAACAGCACGCTAAACAGACAACAAGTGATTCGGGGCAAACACTGCAATGGATGATGTATCAGAACTTCTCAAGAACTTGACGGTGTGCCAGTCCCTGGTCCGCGAGGCCGAGGAGACACCGGCGGTCAAGGTTCGTTTCCACACACCCGGCTTCGAGATCGTTGCCGATTGCGACCTGGGCGGACGACGCATCTCGGACGTCATGAATCAATCGATCAGCGATTACATGGAATGCAGCAACGCAAGCCTGTATCGCCGCGGCCAATTGATCGATCAGATGGCAAAGGTCAATGTCCGCAAACCCGAAATCATGATCGCGGGGATCGCCGGCGACACCCACGAAGCGGCCGCCAAACGCATCGGAAGCCGCCGCGCGTTGCAACTGTTCCACACCGTCGTCGCCATCGACCGCTGGATCATCAAAGGCCGGTTGCACATGACCACCCACAAGAGCGTCAAAGAGTTTCTGCACGCCAATCGCGACTTCTTCCCCATCGCCGACGCATCCGTGATCGATGCCGAGTCGCCTGAAAGTCCCCAACACATGAACGTCGCGATCATCAACCGGCCGCGTGTCTCCTTCATGGAGATCACGGAGTTGGAAGCGTCCGATTCCGATTCCGATTCCGATCAATCGCCCGTTGCGCGTTTGTTGCACGAAGTTAAGACTTGATGCCGTCATACGGTTGGCTCAAGGCTGATTGTGTCGATGCCCGTTGGCCAATTTGGAGAACGTTGCACGTGGTTTTCCTGGGGCGGCGTGGCCTTGCTGACGCTCGGACCGCTTGCCCGAGGCTACGGATTTGAATGCCCCGCAGGCGACGAGACCTGTAAAGACACCAATGTCTGCCAGAAGAGTCGCGTCCCAAAACCATGCCCGCGCCATGGCAGGGCGTCCAATTCACTGAGCTTGCAACAACCCCAACCGCCACGGGATGTCGCCATAGCTGCCGCGTTGGTACTGCGCGTCGTCGGCACCCTGGAACAGCAGTTGCAAGTTTTCCGGATCGACCTCCAATCGCTGATCCGACCCGCTGCGAATCAATTCGCCGTGGCTGTAAGACGTCGCCCATGATTGCTCTTGATTGACCACGTTGACCGGCGAAACGAATGGAGAATCGCGGGTTGCCGAAAGCGGCGTCCAGGTTCCCTCGAGAGACTCACTAACAAAGGCCTTGAAATACCGCCGCCGTCCGGCTTGGGCTTCGACCACCGTCAGGTATTGCTGGCGGCCTTTCAGTGCGTAGGTGTGACTGGCTTCGAAGATGTCGGCTTGCAGCACCACCTGGGGATCGGACCAGCCACGATCGGGAAATTGCTCGAGCGCCGTTTCCGCGCGCCACATCTGGCCGTTGAGTGTCGTGAAGAACAGGTGTGCTTTCGCATCGTCACAGATGACCCAAAAATCCAACCCCGCCTTGGCACCGTCTTTGACGACGTACAGCGGTTCGGGACGTGTCCAACGCTCGGGCGCGTCCAACGAATCGTTGGTCGAAAAACAGGGCCCGTACTTCAGACCGCGTGTGTCATCGGCCGCCTGATAGATCAGGTACCACTTGCGCTGCGGACGGAAGTAAAAGATCTGCGGCGCGCCGTGGTACCCCATCGTCAAATCCAGCACGCTCCAATCCGCGTGCTTGGCGTCGGCCCAATCGGCGAACGAAAGGTATCCGATGCGGATGCGTCCGTCGCCCGATTTTTGTTTTCGCAACGTGCAAAACAGATGCCAGCGGCCGGCGTGCCGCACAATGCTGGGATCTTTCACCGCCAACCAAGGATGATCCGGCGAGGCCGGCAACCGCTGCTGGTCGATTTCCAACAACGGCGGC containing:
- a CDS encoding ATP-binding protein, translating into MPRLLLLLLLSVPGILLTNGILLTGSAGAQQPASIARTWQFQSFFRDAHLAEKSIAHVDAAADGSLWFAVSDGLYHYDGYYWTRYTTADGLPSDYVRCVLVDNDGTLWVGTDQGVAVFDGTTFDSDRLKGRLAGPSLRRIVQDTDGSLWFCCDQWPKGGVPAGLTRMKDGQFTTWGEQDGLPSNYVSDYIRTSDGRQFVLTNVGLAEFTEDGFREPLKEAGLWREDAYVWSMVESQRHGLLVSTGTHFYQFSEGAWRRISNGISNLDQPKLVATRDGEIFTCSTGRGPVVFRWDGDGWVDASRQLNDVVGGVLHLMEDGQGAVWIVGSERLLRWERTAPEWQVFQNVGAPLHRDRSGGIWFVVSRGGLVRWASGRSMEYPKLYGPIYETSDGALFMESNDGLRRWEKGRLDRVDLQGYKNPRLLGIDGRDVVWVAALDQHRGRFIVGIEGGRLHARDVSRFTNRIRFNRSTADPQSGVWIIFGSNNSLPFHLVRCDRDFDREIPLPEKAQISHLPNVLPLADGTLFASGYFGLMKSTDEGRTWSEIEMPSAAVGGLVALDGEIWATCSGYLGGQAALVRMRDGNWKSILDRNGRVVGQNGAQQFFASSQGKIEVVSAGVTTLPPPVATTPFETRVGSVVAGASGELWVGVGSRCFRYQPDQYPPETEVVGGDGNLNEGEALRLRVRGLERFRPKRTRRHFLVSAKVDDQSWTPFESLGEELSVPALPLGEHRIAVRVQDAAGQIDPTPAVFQFSVMPLPLQSRAWFKPAVAFCFATILALAILAGFNWARVGKMARGLEREVARKTSRIASSEREFRLLFEDSQDAICLFGNDGMLKSCNRVGRELLGLLPEPGIAFSSMFAGRDEALRFQSELSKADHLRGARFKLQTVGGKPLDAILSVNRQREADGALSGFQVIIRDISTLVDLQNQLSETKKMEAIGRMAGGIAHDFNNFLAVVMYGAEFVRLSADGNAAVDQGVQMILDAAQRGRHLTGQIQTFSRTSTGKLNVVDTGKVLAEIDPLLRGVLESAIELKYDVAESIDHVRADRSQLEQVLINLAINAAHAMPDGGTLTIGASNVLVAKHELNELRLDRPGPYVVIEVADCGHGMDAATCERIFDPFFTTKPHGQGTGLGLAIVYGIVQQFRGQIAVESRVGHGTRFIVHLPATKEPVGDEEPAATQQDPAQGSETVLFVEDEQAIRDLACKSLRQYGYRVVAAADGLQAKRLIESNQAIDLVISDVAMPGMSGTALLNWLRRVRPNLPVLLITGHADPASNKAIEAIEVPCLRKPFLPAALALQVREILDRQVASHAS
- a CDS encoding non-reducing end alpha-L-arabinofuranosidase family hydrolase, with protein sequence MRHDKVPLAVFSFTLLFGIGGLAPRLPVMAQQDAETKADDAAGVAIDDAFESGDFHWRVGPPLLEIDQQRLPASPDHPWLAVKDPSIVRHAGRWHLFCTLRKQKSGDGRIRIGYLSFADWADAKHADWSVLDLTMGYHGAPQIFYFRPQRKWYLIYQAADDTRGLKYGPCFSTNDSLDAPERWTRPEPLYVVKDGAKAGLDFWVICDDAKAHLFFTTLNGQMWRAETALEQFPDRGWSDPQVVLQADIFEASHTYALKGRQQYLTVVEAQAGRRRYFKAFVSESLEGTWTPLSATRDSPFVSPVNVVNQEQSWATSYSHGELIRSGSDQRLEVDPENLQLLFQGADDAQYQRGSYGDIPWRLGLLQAQ